Within Campylobacteraceae bacterium, the genomic segment AATTACGGGCACGTCTATTAATTCTTTTGATATAAACTTAGGTTTATAGGTGGCTTGGTATTTTTCTTTAATAAGAAACTTAGAAAAATATTCAAATTTAGAAATAAAAGGACTTAAAACCACTATGCCTATTAAATTAAAAAGAGTGTGAAAAAGCGAGAGTTTAATAGCATAATTATCATCATTTATTCCAAAATATACAGCAATAACATCAATAAAATCTTTTAGAAACACTAAAAATACTAATGCAAATAATGCTGTTATTACATTAAATAATAGATGTACCAAAGCCAAACGTTTTCCATTTACATTTGAACCAAGGGAGGCTAAAACAGCGGTAAAAGGAGTTCCTACATTAACTCCAATAGTTAGAGCGATAGCATTATCATAAGAAATTTGGCCCAAAGCAAGGGCTGTAATTATGAGTGCCATAGAAGCAGCGCTTGATTGCATAATAATTGTAGCAAATGCACCAATGAGAGCAAAAATAATAAAACCCAAATAACCATCAATTATATACAAAGAAAAGTCGATATTTCCTTGCAAATTTTCAAAACCACTTTTCATATAAAAAATAGCTAAAAAAACGAACCCCAAACCTAAAAGTACGTTTCCTATTGCTTCATAGGTTCTGGTTTTTAAAAAAGTAGCTAAAACGCCTAAAATTATCATCGGCATTGCATAAGAAGAAATATTTAATTTTAATCCCAAAAATGCAACCAACCATGCTGTTGTTGTTGATCCTAAGTTTGCACCAAAAATTACGCCAATGGCTTGGGATAAAGTTATGATTTTAATACTTAAAAAAGAGATAATTATAATAGATATCAAAGAAGAACTTTGGACCAAGGTAGTTGCAAAAAAACCTGTAAACATTGATTTTGGTAAAGAATTGGTTGATTTTTCTAAAAAAGCTTCTAAACTATTTCCAGAAAATAATTTAAAACCTGCTTCCATAAATTTCATACCAATAATAAAAATAGCAATGCCAGCAAAAATAGTTTTCATATTTTCATCTGAAAACAAAAAATACGATATAAATAAAATACCTAAAGGAAGTAAAACAATTTTAATTCTACTTTTTTCAATAATCGCATTTATTCCCATCATTTCAATCCTTTTATTATACAAAAAAAGCGAATACTTATAAAAACTACTTATCATTAGCACTGTATTTTAAAAATAATTGTTTATATTTTTAATGTAAGTGTTTTTATATTACACATAGCCTTAATATTTTTCTTTATTGTAACTCTTATGTAATTTAAAAATTTTATACTACGTGCAAGTCATTTTATATTAACATGATAAGGTTATGATGATTAAAAGAATATAAAAAAAAAGAATTACTTCTATATTTTATATACAATGGCTACAAAAAGTTGTAGTATTGACACAATTATTGTAAAAAGAAATCTTTTTAAGAAAGTTTTAAAATTCTATACGTCATTATAAATCATAACATTAGAATGTTATGATGTTAATATTCATGTATTCGAATTTCTATAACTTGCCTTATTATTTTTTTAAATAATATACAAATTAATGACTCATAAAATTTATATTGGATTAGATTTTATTTGA encodes:
- a CDS encoding Na/Pi cotransporter family protein → MMGINAIIEKSRIKIVLLPLGILFISYFLFSDENMKTIFAGIAIFIIGMKFMEAGFKLFSGNSLEAFLEKSTNSLPKSMFTGFFATTLVQSSSLISIIIISFLSIKIITLSQAIGVIFGANLGSTTTAWLVAFLGLKLNISSYAMPMIILGVLATFLKTRTYEAIGNVLLGLGFVFLAIFYMKSGFENLQGNIDFSLYIIDGYLGFIIFALIGAFATIIMQSSAASMALIITALALGQISYDNAIALTIGVNVGTPFTAVLASLGSNVNGKRLALVHLLFNVITALFALVFLVFLKDFIDVIAVYFGINDDNYAIKLSLFHTLFNLIGIVVLSPFISKFEYFSKFLIKEKYQATYKPKFISKELIDVPVISLKALENELVHLYKSSQKIILHTISLHKSDVFGKKNLEKTIQKSNKHIYLDNIYNKNMKSLYGDIMHFASLSQKYMNKEDIHKVFKLKIAAKEIINGVKEVKKLEKNTSLYLKSKNTFIKNEYNVLRMGLANALKEIDLLANDKYSFEKKTSKLNKINEHIAALDILSNGKIDSLIRENKINAKMASSLITDASTTYHLCKKLLLISNILFVKENNEELDVS